One window of Sphingobacteriales bacterium genomic DNA carries:
- a CDS encoding tetratricopeptide repeat protein, whose translation MKNNNTSHTFFKTLFQRGSLYALKFTFLIAVVSFCSNNVTAQNRPSQQQQQPDKQQPNRQLPQGLDAGLQSGTPTVKADANQTIQGALKDQKAKRQAKAKDPNKASWLGMRFQDLSARFNRYFNAKLRYDEGITRLKQDHKDNYDNILPVYVYNSGSGTSITSNLDDAIKKASLAIQLKPNSKWIDDCYQLVGQSYYLKGDNDAAISSFQYVTKNFSLFNRRFPNKQQRALDKKQEEKMRQDREMERELALKERKEQANQKKKESEQKKKELAKEREDKKKEIEAARKEKQKEQQEASKARKKEIEAKKAEQAKTQKEKLKEIERKKKEREKEQKELKRQKQKALEAKKKGKPVPPPSAKSSSKEEKKPEATATEKDTEVKSEDKETVSQQEEQKKDEVKPPAPTKEEKGKKKEKSAKQEAETQDKTESGDTTSVSTNDNNNIALDNMGKPIDASEKAKGGAGGGFKLHKLSKYDAMIWLARTYIEKKQFTDAEQVIKIAKDDRKFPKKKLDDLAVLEAHYFLTRQDWSQASTALKNAIKVSKSKKEKARLYFILAQISNENKNYADALAAFNKVLKSRPSFDMEFNTRLNIAQTKLRSGAFTQEQAVAYLERMTKENKYADVSDQIFFAMAEIAIEKGDMTKATAYLGESAKNSTANKDQKAQSFLKLADLNYDLERYVTASAYYDSTLTLLAKSYPSYSDISNRRSVLTELVEYINTIALQDSLQRIAKMPEGARRAYLEEAITKMEEEAARKREAEALKEAAAMEAANTPAATETGTWYFYNPITRSNGEVEFNRRWGARPLADNWRLGSKTMGVIVSNSGSDSNSNNANDLMSLASEGKLKVEDLLKNLPLKPEDLSKSDTLIADALFGLGMAYRNRLNNIEKATVTFDDLLRRYPVSQYSAQVHYTQYLMAKEANNTQKANQHKNQLLQNYPETTFAKLVEDPGHLQAVNEKGRQLEQYYEQTYAYYKQNNFDEVRRRSEEVNNLFALNPLQPKFDLLNALIVGHSQDKAAYITALREVILKHPTDEVKTKAQEILGYLEGNAGNSATASVSKPASAGNYTYQENARQYVAVSFTGYSQQISGLTNKLSDFNNSNFSVDKLKVNQMLLDPQTQVVLIKEFNDAGKAMTYYRALQQNESTVFQGLDVAFKFFVISKPNFTEYFKNKDTNAYYDFFIQNYK comes from the coding sequence ATGAAGAACAACAATACTTCTCATACATTTTTTAAGACATTATTTCAGCGCGGTTCATTATACGCACTGAAGTTCACCTTTTTAATTGCTGTGGTTTCATTTTGCAGTAACAATGTTACTGCTCAAAATCGTCCGTCACAGCAGCAGCAGCAACCTGACAAACAACAACCAAACCGGCAATTGCCTCAAGGGTTGGATGCCGGGTTGCAGAGCGGTACTCCGACAGTTAAGGCTGACGCAAATCAAACTATACAAGGAGCATTGAAAGACCAAAAAGCCAAAAGGCAGGCAAAGGCCAAAGACCCGAATAAGGCTTCTTGGTTAGGGATGCGTTTTCAGGACCTCTCCGCACGGTTTAACCGGTATTTTAATGCCAAACTTCGTTACGACGAAGGTATTACAAGGTTGAAACAAGACCATAAAGATAATTACGATAACATTTTGCCGGTATATGTATATAACAGCGGCAGCGGAACAAGCATTACCAGCAATTTGGACGATGCTATTAAAAAGGCATCTTTGGCCATTCAGCTAAAACCAAACAGTAAATGGATAGATGACTGCTATCAACTTGTCGGTCAATCTTACTATTTAAAAGGCGATAACGATGCCGCTATCAGCTCGTTTCAGTACGTTACCAAGAATTTCAGCCTCTTTAACCGCCGTTTTCCCAACAAGCAACAACGTGCATTAGACAAAAAACAAGAGGAAAAAATGCGGCAGGACAGAGAAATGGAGCGCGAACTTGCGCTGAAAGAACGCAAAGAACAGGCTAATCAAAAGAAAAAGGAAAGCGAACAGAAAAAGAAAGAACTGGCTAAAGAAAGAGAAGACAAGAAAAAAGAGATTGAAGCCGCACGAAAAGAAAAACAAAAAGAACAGCAAGAAGCCAGCAAAGCCCGCAAAAAAGAAATAGAGGCCAAGAAAGCAGAGCAGGCAAAAACACAGAAAGAAAAACTGAAAGAAATAGAACGGAAGAAAAAAGAGCGTGAAAAAGAACAAAAAGAGCTGAAACGTCAAAAACAAAAAGCGTTGGAAGCCAAAAAGAAAGGCAAGCCTGTTCCACCACCTTCTGCAAAATCTTCTTCAAAGGAAGAAAAGAAACCGGAAGCTACAGCTACTGAAAAAGATACTGAGGTCAAATCTGAGGATAAAGAAACAGTTTCGCAACAAGAAGAGCAGAAGAAAGATGAAGTAAAACCACCTGCTCCAACCAAGGAAGAGAAGGGTAAAAAGAAAGAAAAATCAGCCAAACAGGAAGCGGAAACCCAGGATAAAACGGAGAGTGGTGATACCACCTCTGTGTCCACAAATGACAATAATAATATTGCCTTAGATAATATGGGCAAACCCATTGACGCTTCAGAAAAAGCAAAAGGGGGAGCCGGCGGAGGATTCAAGTTGCACAAACTTTCGAAATATGATGCCATGATATGGCTGGCGAGAACCTATATAGAGAAAAAGCAGTTTACCGATGCCGAGCAGGTTATCAAAATAGCCAAAGACGACCGCAAGTTTCCCAAAAAGAAACTGGATGATTTGGCTGTGTTGGAAGCGCACTATTTTTTAACCCGTCAGGATTGGTCACAGGCATCAACCGCTTTAAAGAATGCCATTAAAGTATCAAAAAGCAAAAAAGAAAAAGCTCGTCTGTATTTTATACTTGCTCAAATCAGCAATGAAAATAAAAATTATGCCGATGCCCTGGCAGCATTTAATAAAGTGCTGAAAAGCCGTCCTTCGTTTGATATGGAGTTTAACACACGGTTAAACATTGCACAGACCAAGCTGAGAAGCGGTGCATTTACACAAGAACAAGCAGTTGCTTATCTGGAGCGTATGACCAAAGAAAACAAGTATGCCGATGTTTCAGACCAAATATTTTTCGCAATGGCCGAGATTGCCATTGAAAAAGGTGATATGACTAAAGCTACTGCCTATTTGGGCGAATCGGCTAAAAACAGCACAGCCAATAAAGACCAGAAAGCACAATCATTCCTCAAATTGGCCGATTTGAATTATGATCTGGAGCGCTATGTAACGGCAAGCGCATATTATGACAGCACCCTGACCCTGTTGGCCAAATCTTACCCATCTTACAGTGATATTTCAAACCGCCGCTCCGTACTAACCGAACTGGTGGAGTATATCAATACCATTGCTTTGCAGGATAGCCTTCAGCGCATTGCGAAAATGCCGGAAGGAGCGCGCCGGGCATATCTTGAAGAAGCCATTACTAAAATGGAAGAGGAAGCTGCCCGAAAACGCGAAGCGGAAGCATTGAAAGAAGCCGCAGCAATGGAAGCTGCCAATACTCCTGCAGCCACTGAGACCGGAACCTGGTATTTTTACAACCCGATAACCCGGTCTAATGGTGAGGTTGAGTTCAACCGCCGTTGGGGAGCTCGCCCTTTGGCTGATAACTGGCGGCTTGGCAGCAAAACAATGGGGGTCATTGTTTCAAATTCCGGATCTGATTCTAATTCCAATAATGCCAATGACCTGATGAGTCTGGCATCGGAAGGAAAGCTGAAGGTAGAGGACCTGCTAAAAAACCTACCGTTAAAACCCGAAGACTTATCAAAGTCTGATACGCTGATTGCCGATGCTTTATTTGGGTTGGGGATGGCTTACAGAAACCGCCTTAACAATATCGAAAAAGCAACGGTTACTTTTGACGACCTTTTGCGCCGGTATCCGGTCAGTCAGTATTCTGCACAGGTGCATTATACCCAATACCTGATGGCCAAGGAAGCAAACAATACACAAAAGGCTAATCAACATAAAAACCAATTGCTTCAGAATTATCCCGAAACAACGTTTGCCAAATTAGTAGAAGACCCAGGGCACTTGCAGGCGGTCAACGAAAAAGGACGGCAACTGGAACAATATTACGAGCAGACCTACGCCTATTACAAACAAAACAACTTTGACGAGGTTAGAAGACGCTCGGAAGAAGTCAATAACTTGTTCGCCCTTAATCCCCTTCAACCTAAGTTTGACCTGCTCAATGCTTTGATAGTCGGACATTCACAGGATAAAGCCGCCTATATTACTGCACTAAGAGAAGTTATCCTGAAACACCCCACAGATGAGGTAAAAACCAAGGCGCAGGAAATTCTCGGCTATCTGGAAGGAAATGCCGGCAACTCTGCTACAGCTTCAGTTTCAAAACCTGCTTCAGCCGGCAATTATACCTATCAGGAAAATGCCCGTCAGTATGTAGCAGTTTCGTTCACGGGTTATTCTCAACAAATTTCGGGGCTAACCAACAAACTCTCTGACTTTAACAACAGCAATTTCAGTGTTGACAAACTTAAGGTCAATCAAATGCTTTTGGATCCTCAAACTCAGGTGGTGTTGATTAAAGAATTTAATGATGCCGGGAAGGCCATGACTTATTACCGTGCTCTTCAACAAAACGAGAGTACTGTTTTTCAGGGATTAGACGTGGCGTTTAAGTTTTTTGTTATTTCAAAACCCAACTTCACCGAGTACTTTAAAAACAAGGACACCAATGCCTATTACGACTTTTTTATTCAAAACTATAAATAG
- a CDS encoding M23 family metallopeptidase, with amino-acid sequence MKALKLKDISERLRHKYRLVVMTEDTIEEQFSFRLSQLNIYVFFSTLLVIMAILTVMLIVLTPLKEYIPGYDDSGTRRQVYALSEKSDSLERVVKQQNVFIKSIKSVLQEESVQNTGTQDNNSNSEEDSLESDSMDLDAISEEEAALRRTMEQSGQFTTVGDEYLNAQRMRNTSLFKLFAPVKGVISSKFDVAKEHYAIDIVTGEKEPVKAAAKGMIVLAEWTIDAGYVIAIQHSDNLVSFYKHNAALLKKTGNFVKAGDVIAIVGNTGEQSTGPHLHFELWHHQIPVNPTEFLDFN; translated from the coding sequence ATGAAAGCTCTTAAACTAAAAGATATATCCGAGCGCTTGCGCCATAAGTACAGATTGGTCGTCATGACGGAAGATACCATAGAGGAACAATTTTCATTCAGACTTTCGCAATTAAATATTTATGTGTTTTTCAGCACGCTATTGGTCATCATGGCAATCCTGACGGTTATGCTGATTGTACTTACTCCTCTGAAAGAATATATTCCCGGATATGATGACAGCGGAACCCGAAGGCAGGTATATGCCCTTTCTGAAAAGTCGGATTCATTGGAGCGCGTAGTGAAACAACAAAATGTCTTCATAAAAAGTATTAAATCTGTTTTACAGGAGGAGTCTGTTCAGAATACCGGCACTCAGGACAATAACTCTAATTCTGAGGAAGACAGTCTTGAATCAGATTCCATGGATTTAGACGCAATTTCGGAAGAAGAGGCTGCATTGCGCCGGACAATGGAGCAAAGCGGTCAGTTTACAACAGTCGGCGATGAGTATTTGAATGCTCAACGAATGAGGAACACCTCCTTGTTCAAGTTGTTTGCACCGGTAAAAGGCGTAATTTCTTCTAAATTCGATGTTGCCAAAGAGCATTACGCCATAGATATTGTAACAGGAGAAAAAGAGCCGGTTAAAGCCGCCGCAAAAGGGATGATTGTGCTAGCTGAGTGGACAATTGATGCCGGATATGTCATAGCTATTCAACATTCTGATAATTTAGTGTCTTTTTATAAACACAATGCAGCACTGTTAAAAAAAACGGGTAACTTTGTAAAAGCAGGCGATGTAATAGCTATTGTTGGCAATACAGGAGAGCAGTCCACCGGCCCGCATTTGCATTTTGAGTTATGGCATCACCAGATTCCGGTAAACCCGACCGAGTTTTTAGATTTCAACTAA
- a CDS encoding polymer-forming cytoskeletal protein yields MFGNNKKASEDRSNNRRDSVNALNLIGQGTKITGNMTCQGDVRIDGELTGNITAYARIVLGPTGVVFGDIVCENADISGKIEGTIRVKELLNLKESALINGDLTANKLVVEAGAIFNGRCTMGNSENFSFESSQAEIAAFANPARSANASKSIKTE; encoded by the coding sequence ATGTTTGGAAACAATAAGAAAGCGTCCGAAGATCGAAGCAACAACCGCCGTGATTCGGTAAATGCATTAAACCTGATTGGACAAGGCACAAAAATAACCGGTAACATGACTTGTCAGGGAGATGTTCGCATTGATGGTGAACTTACCGGCAATATAACTGCCTATGCAAGAATTGTGCTTGGTCCCACCGGTGTAGTTTTTGGCGATATAGTTTGCGAAAATGCCGATATTTCCGGTAAAATTGAAGGGACAATCCGAGTTAAGGAATTGCTCAACCTAAAGGAATCTGCTTTAATTAATGGCGATCTTACGGCCAATAAGTTGGTAGTAGAAGCAGGGGCTATATTTAATGGCAGATGCACAATGGGCAATTCCGAAAATTTCAGTTTTGAATCATCTCAAGCCGAAATAGCCGCTTTTGCTAATCCTGCACGTTCTGCCAATGCCTCAAAATCAATCAAAACAGAATAA
- a CDS encoding AtpZ/AtpI family protein gives MPQNQSKQNKSPSEAGSIYGRYLTIAYKMIALILICCFIGIKLDAWSGFSPLFTVIMLLIGVVGAMYLIIKNV, from the coding sequence ATGCCTCAAAATCAATCAAAACAGAATAAATCCCCATCAGAAGCCGGTAGTATTTATGGGCGGTATTTGACTATTGCCTATAAAATGATTGCCCTGATTCTGATTTGCTGTTTTATCGGGATAAAATTAGATGCCTGGTCTGGCTTTTCCCCCTTGTTTACAGTCATCATGCTGCTGATTGGTGTAGTTGGGGCAATGTATCTGATTATTAAAAATGTTTAA
- a CDS encoding N-acetylglucosamine kinase: MLLIADSGATKTNWILADTKTQNIIGEYETMGLSPFFVTEEQVLNELGGNPNLAAFAPVVEDIYFYGAGCSSEERCTKMRNIFSKFFTKSRITVEHDLLGAAIALCHNQSGIACILGTGSNAVYYDGKNLFEETPSLDYILGDEGSGTHIGKMLVRLYMYKRLPKDLHDDFTANYEVTKEIVLAKIYKESNPKRYLASFARFAGKHVKHPFIHRLVQDCFSEFLEYRVCIYPQSKYTPVSFAGSVAHYFSDILTECVADKGLIKGRIIQKPIYELLNYYFKNTATDIGR; the protein is encoded by the coding sequence ATGCTGTTGATAGCCGATAGCGGAGCAACAAAAACCAACTGGATATTAGCAGATACAAAAACGCAAAATATCATAGGAGAATACGAAACAATGGGGTTAAGTCCATTTTTTGTAACAGAAGAACAAGTATTGAATGAATTAGGCGGCAATCCGAATCTTGCTGCTTTTGCACCGGTAGTGGAAGATATTTATTTCTATGGTGCCGGCTGTTCAAGTGAAGAGCGCTGTACCAAAATGCGCAATATCTTTTCAAAGTTTTTTACAAAATCACGGATTACCGTTGAGCACGACCTCCTCGGAGCAGCGATAGCCTTGTGCCATAACCAATCCGGTATTGCCTGTATTTTGGGAACCGGGTCAAATGCGGTTTACTACGATGGAAAAAACCTTTTTGAAGAAACTCCGTCTTTAGATTATATTTTGGGCGATGAGGGGAGCGGAACGCATATTGGTAAAATGTTGGTCAGACTTTACATGTACAAACGACTGCCGAAAGATTTGCATGATGATTTTACTGCTAATTACGAGGTTACTAAAGAAATAGTCCTGGCAAAAATTTACAAAGAATCGAACCCGAAGCGATATTTAGCTTCATTTGCCCGCTTTGCCGGAAAACATGTAAAGCATCCGTTTATTCACCGGCTTGTTCAGGATTGTTTTTCTGAGTTTTTAGAATACAGAGTCTGCATTTACCCTCAAAGCAAATATACCCCGGTCAGTTTTGCCGGTTCAGTTGCACATTATTTCAGCGATATTCTCACTGAATGTGTAGCAGACAAAGGGTTAATCAAAGGGCGTATCATTCAAAAACCCATTTATGAGTTGCTGAACTACTATTTTAAAAATACAGCCACAGATATAGGGCGATAG
- a CDS encoding T9SS type A sorting domain-containing protein — MKKTLLLTLFALLFMGISGVAQAQCTAYAGGPYSDQGIDVAGCNGNTLNAPYGAWLNEVYFTEVVSGGNYTFSFCDGYNSATWGEEAIITAILNGTPSGAPPGTIDGGTLLGSELGCTFTFDATEDGTVFFILSTASACGGDILQTENGVPSITTNSGVECSTECSTTPVFATFTPAGQPAISPTPTIFCHSFFTEEEVPVGYVSVAVFPGDGTLYTFTNEDGFMFYGLTADGFIESTEFEPGFIGFMLVTDELIAAAGGTTTIEFTSGEFCYESLTIDWATDFPGLVVADLCSGGSASTPGADECADALQISISDGAINGPYSNVAATGEAATPPDCFGDDDGTTGENFFDNSVWFVFVGDGSTITLTTSVLGAPAPMPNADTQMAIFIGSCNELVEIACNDDIDLVGENYLSSITLETFPGENYYVVVDGYYYTNGPDSGDFFINVSAEGGSDCLAEAGILTPPAVTTICQDGTIDAFTISGDNTDAAYFSIIVVTSGAELTILGYVQPGTAVDLTGLPAGDYMFHAFNFLVDDAETIDDAVAGGATGLDIAGLIDDGTICADLDVAGIPVTILPPGDPLCSPFVCEANFGTTSFGNTVVCEGTMSEEVLVSGDNTDGYSTLLVITQGTELTIVSVVGQGSIDFAGLAPGNYTVHAFNFLDTDLPAIVEAIETGAVTTGFDVAALIVEGLICAALDEVGVVFTVLPADDPACVVFVCEANYGEVNFGSTTLCEGSSSEEVFVTGDNTDGYSTALVITSGAELTIVDVVGQGTIDFSGYAPGDYTVHAFNYLDTDFEAILEAIQTGTVTTGGEVASLIVEGLICAALDVDGVVFTILPVGDPACTPFVCEANFGEVSFGSTSVCEGGSSDPIFVTGDNTEGYSTLLVITQGAELTILNVVGQGSIDFAGYAPGDYTIHAFNYLDTDLPAILEALETGAVTTGGEVASLIVEGLICAALDVDGVTLTVLPITDALCQSPPVAGSDLFVIAPNTESFVIQLSGYVSDANGDPLTIAIGSPDQGGTASFDDATGELTFFPDAGFFGTVVIPYTVTDGFSEPVSGTMTIVVELSCDSLNPISIGIIEIVTNPVSGVSVAYLSVNGGLPEFDGSNYTINIYESEGVVLFSANDVPTGSVYTVPALSTENDAVTLVVTDNLGCTNEFEVFVIGTTLPVQLVDFKGTVQERGNLIEWVTSSETNNDFYTLYRSTDAVNYQKIAQVDGKGTTSLSSNYQYFDENAPNGVVYYQLVQTNFDGTNTTLGTIALNRTANGLTVVQVAPVPASHSVNLVFATQTVAKVQISLFDLSGKLVTTQFADATDGINNVQIDVADIPAGMYLLTINDGTQIANAKIVKE; from the coding sequence ATGAAAAAAACACTACTACTCACGCTGTTTGCCCTCTTGTTTATGGGCATTTCCGGCGTAGCACAGGCACAATGTACCGCCTATGCAGGAGGACCTTACAGCGACCAGGGCATTGACGTAGCCGGATGTAACGGCAACACTTTAAACGCCCCTTACGGAGCATGGTTAAACGAAGTTTATTTTACAGAGGTAGTTTCCGGTGGTAATTACACTTTCAGTTTTTGTGACGGCTATAACTCCGCAACCTGGGGAGAAGAAGCAATCATCACAGCAATTTTAAATGGCACACCAAGTGGCGCTCCTCCGGGAACAATTGACGGTGGTACATTGCTTGGATCCGAGTTGGGTTGTACCTTTACCTTTGATGCCACAGAAGACGGAACCGTGTTTTTCATTTTAAGTACTGCCTCTGCATGTGGTGGTGATATCTTACAGACGGAAAACGGAGTGCCTTCAATCACTACCAACTCCGGTGTTGAGTGCAGCACTGAATGTAGTACCACGCCTGTGTTTGCAACATTCACACCTGCGGGCCAACCCGCAATCTCTCCTACCCCAACTATTTTCTGTCATTCGTTCTTTACCGAAGAAGAAGTACCTGTTGGGTATGTATCTGTTGCTGTTTTCCCCGGCGATGGGACGCTTTATACCTTTACCAATGAAGATGGTTTTATGTTCTACGGTTTAACTGCCGATGGTTTCATTGAAAGCACTGAGTTTGAACCCGGTTTTATTGGCTTCATGTTGGTAACCGATGAACTGATTGCCGCAGCAGGCGGAACAACGACCATAGAATTTACTTCCGGTGAATTTTGTTATGAATCATTGACCATTGACTGGGCAACCGATTTTCCCGGCCTTGTAGTTGCTGACCTGTGTTCCGGTGGTAGTGCCAGCACTCCGGGTGCTGATGAGTGTGCCGATGCACTTCAGATTTCTATCAGCGATGGCGCTATTAACGGACCTTATTCTAATGTAGCTGCTACCGGAGAGGCCGCAACTCCTCCTGATTGTTTTGGAGACGATGACGGAACAACCGGTGAAAACTTTTTCGACAATTCTGTATGGTTTGTATTTGTCGGCGACGGCAGCACAATCACTCTTACCACCAGTGTTTTAGGCGCACCTGCACCTATGCCCAATGCGGATACTCAGATGGCTATATTTATTGGGAGCTGTAACGAGTTGGTTGAAATTGCCTGTAATGACGACATTGATTTAGTTGGTGAAAACTATTTATCATCTATCACCCTCGAAACATTCCCCGGTGAAAACTACTACGTAGTAGTTGATGGATATTATTACACCAACGGGCCGGATTCAGGCGACTTTTTTATCAACGTATCTGCTGAAGGTGGAAGTGACTGCTTGGCTGAGGCCGGTATCCTGACCCCTCCGGCTGTAACCACCATTTGCCAGGATGGAACTATTGATGCCTTTACAATAAGTGGCGATAATACAGATGCTGCTTACTTTTCTATCATAGTGGTTACTTCCGGAGCCGAATTAACAATTTTGGGCTATGTTCAACCCGGAACCGCAGTTGATTTAACCGGCCTTCCTGCCGGAGATTACATGTTCCATGCCTTTAACTTCCTTGTTGACGATGCCGAAACAATTGACGACGCTGTAGCCGGTGGAGCCACCGGTCTCGATATTGCCGGATTGATTGATGATGGAACGATTTGCGCCGATTTAGATGTGGCTGGAATTCCTGTTACCATTCTTCCTCCCGGCGATCCCTTGTGTTCACCGTTTGTCTGTGAAGCTAATTTTGGAACTACCAGTTTTGGCAATACCGTGGTGTGCGAAGGCACGATGAGTGAAGAAGTGCTCGTTAGTGGAGATAATACGGACGGATATTCCACTTTGTTGGTAATTACTCAAGGTACTGAACTGACAATTGTTAGTGTAGTAGGACAGGGAAGTATAGATTTTGCAGGATTAGCTCCGGGTAATTATACCGTTCACGCCTTCAATTTCTTAGATACAGATTTACCCGCTATTGTTGAAGCTATTGAAACAGGTGCCGTAACAACCGGTTTTGATGTAGCTGCCTTAATTGTTGAAGGACTTATCTGTGCGGCATTGGATGAAGTTGGTGTAGTATTTACCGTACTTCCTGCAGATGACCCAGCTTGTGTTGTTTTTGTTTGCGAGGCCAACTATGGCGAAGTGAACTTTGGCAGCACTACCCTTTGTGAAGGCAGCAGCAGTGAAGAAGTTTTTGTTACAGGCGACAATACTGATGGATATTCAACGGCTTTGGTGATTACTTCAGGTGCTGAATTAACCATTGTAGATGTAGTAGGTCAAGGCACTATTGATTTTTCAGGTTATGCTCCCGGCGATTACACCGTTCATGCATTTAACTATCTCGATACTGATTTTGAAGCCATTTTAGAGGCTATTCAAACAGGTACTGTAACTACAGGTGGTGAAGTCGCTTCCTTAATTGTTGAAGGACTTATTTGTGCCGCTTTAGATGTGGATGGTGTGGTATTCACAATTCTTCCTGTTGGCGATCCCGCCTGTACACCTTTCGTTTGTGAAGCCAACTTTGGTGAGGTCAGTTTTGGAAGCACCTCTGTTTGTGAAGGTGGTAGCAGCGACCCCATTTTTGTAACCGGCGACAATACAGAAGGATATTCTACGCTTTTAGTGATTACTCAAGGTGCTGAACTGACCATTCTCAATGTGGTGGGACAAGGCAGCATTGATTTTGCCGGCTACGCCCCGGGCGATTATACTATTCATGCTTTCAACTATTTAGACACAGATTTGCCTGCAATTTTAGAGGCTTTGGAAACCGGTGCTGTTACTACAGGTGGCGAAGTCGCTTCTTTAATTGTTGAAGGACTAATTTGTGCCGCATTAGATGTAGATGGAGTAACATTAACCGTACTTCCCATTACTGATGCCCTTTGCCAATCGCCACCGGTAGCAGGTAGCGACTTATTTGTCATTGCTCCTAATACCGAATCCTTTGTCATTCAACTGTCCGGCTACGTGTCAGATGCAAACGGCGACCCGTTGACCATTGCCATAGGCAGCCCGGATCAAGGTGGTACTGCTTCTTTTGACGATGCAACCGGCGAACTCACATTCTTCCCCGATGCCGGATTCTTTGGAACAGTGGTTATTCCTTATACGGTAACAGATGGATTTAGCGAACCGGTAAGCGGAACTATGACTATAGTCGTTGAATTGTCATGCGACTCACTTAACCCCATTTCTATCGGCATAATTGAAATAGTTACCAACCCGGTCAGCGGGGTAAGTGTTGCTTACCTTTCTGTTAACGGCGGATTGCCCGAATTTGACGGCAGCAACTATACGATTAATATTTATGAAAGTGAAGGAGTTGTATTATTCTCTGCCAACGATGTGCCCACCGGAAGCGTTTACACAGTTCCAGCCCTAAGTACAGAAAATGATGCTGTAACTCTTGTTGTTACCGATAATTTAGGATGTACAAATGAATTTGAAGTGTTTGTTATCGGAACCACCCTACCGGTACAATTAGTTGATTTTAAAGGCACTGTTCAGGAGCGCGGCAACCTGATAGAATGGGTTACTTCTTCTGAAACCAACAACGATTTCTATACCTTATACCGGTCAACAGATGCAGTCAACTATCAGAAAATTGCACAGGTAGATGGTAAAGGAACTACTTCTTTAAGCAGCAATTATCAGTATTTTGACGAAAATGCCCCCAATGGCGTGGTTTATTATCAATTGGTACAAACCAATTTTGACGGAACCAATACCACATTGGGAACCATAGCGCTCAATCGAACTGCGAATGGCTTAACAGTGGTTCAAGTTGCTCCTGTTCCTGCCAGTCATTCGGTTAATTTGGTTTTTGCTACCCAAACAGTTGCAAAAGTGCAGATTTCCTTGTTCGACTTAAGCGGAAAATTGGTAACTACACAGTTTGCAGATGCTACAGATGGCATTAACAACGTACAAATTGATGTTGCTGATATTCCGGCAGGTATGTATCTGCTTACCATTAATGACGGAACTCAAATAGCTAATGCCAAAATTGTAAAAGAATAA